A stretch of Acidimicrobiales bacterium DNA encodes these proteins:
- a CDS encoding cytochrome P450, whose amino-acid sequence MTLTERSPDLTADDIDLSDLDVFADRCPHDWWAWMRENQPVHLNKATEASDNEPFWNVTSYELITEAHRSGTLFSHQTGPGRDGAGGIALTDLEAERGPGLQMVMTDPPKHTTYRKLVNSGFTPRMVRRLEDAFRLRATTILDQITPVGEADFVTTVSAELPLMAIAEIIGVPQEDRDKLFDWSNRTVGGADDEYQMDETARPAALEGIEGDFRDSELAMVEMAMYAHELTEKKRAEPADDLWTRLTEAVVEIDGERHELSEIERDLFFTLLVIAGNETTRNAISKGMMAFMDNPDQWELFKGDPEGLADTMTDEILRWTSPVNFFRRTAAADTELGGVQIKGGDKVLLWYPSGNRDEAEFGPTANQFDITRTPNHHMAFGAGGAHFCLGANLAKLEIKIIFQELARRCPDIHQTGPADRLRMNLVDGIKHLPVAFTPSPAVL is encoded by the coding sequence GTGACCCTGACCGAACGTTCCCCCGATCTGACCGCCGACGACATCGATCTGTCCGATCTCGACGTCTTCGCCGACCGCTGTCCGCACGACTGGTGGGCGTGGATGCGCGAGAACCAGCCCGTCCACCTCAACAAGGCCACGGAGGCGAGCGACAACGAGCCGTTCTGGAACGTCACCAGCTACGAGCTGATCACGGAGGCCCATCGCAGCGGCACCCTGTTCAGCCACCAGACCGGTCCGGGGCGTGACGGCGCCGGCGGCATCGCCCTCACCGACCTCGAGGCCGAGCGGGGCCCGGGCCTGCAGATGGTGATGACGGACCCGCCGAAGCACACGACCTACCGCAAGCTCGTCAACAGCGGCTTCACCCCGCGTATGGTGCGCCGCCTCGAGGACGCGTTCCGTCTCCGCGCCACCACGATCCTGGACCAGATCACGCCGGTCGGCGAAGCCGACTTCGTCACCACCGTGTCCGCCGAACTTCCCCTCATGGCGATCGCCGAGATCATCGGTGTCCCGCAGGAGGACCGCGACAAGCTCTTTGACTGGTCGAACCGCACCGTCGGCGGCGCCGACGACGAGTACCAGATGGACGAGACTGCTCGCCCCGCCGCGCTCGAGGGGATCGAGGGCGACTTCCGGGACTCGGAGCTCGCCATGGTCGAGATGGCGATGTACGCCCACGAGCTGACGGAGAAGAAGCGGGCCGAACCGGCCGACGACCTGTGGACCCGCCTCACCGAGGCCGTCGTCGAGATCGACGGCGAGCGCCACGAGCTCTCCGAGATCGAGCGGGACCTGTTCTTCACCCTGCTGGTCATTGCCGGCAACGAGACGACCCGCAACGCGATCTCCAAGGGGATGATGGCGTTCATGGACAACCCCGATCAGTGGGAGCTGTTCAAGGGCGATCCCGAGGGCCTTGCGGACACGATGACGGATGAGATCCTCCGCTGGACCAGCCCGGTCAACTTCTTCCGACGCACCGCGGCGGCGGACACCGAACTCGGGGGCGTGCAGATCAAGGGCGGCGACAAGGTGCTGCTCTGGTACCCGTCGGGCAACCGGGACGAGGCCGAGTTCGGTCCGACGGCCAACCAGTTCGACATCACCCGCACGCCGAACCACCACATGGCGTTCGGCGCGGGCGGCGCCCACTTCTGCCTCGGCGCCAACCTCGCGAAACTGGAGATCAAGATCATCTTCCAGGAGCTCGCCCGGCGCTGCCCGGACATCCACCAGACCGGCCCGGCCGACCGGCTTCGCATGAATCTCGTCGACGGGATCAAGCACCTCCCCGTGGCCTTCACCCCGAGCCCCGCCGTACTCTGA
- a CDS encoding FHA domain-containing protein translates to MISLALATGSGRLTRWPHALLFVPDGEDHETIEVREAGGHSGLATALEEHLDAVGVDAVPPFVAVDWSEEPHILVFGDLEVTTNQPGVPMLSGAGSGSLIERRLRRVKGTLEVAAGLPPQDGSDLEAGTVPSGGFRLLLAVPTESSSSSSSSSSSSSSSSASSSPSAGPATAATSLLDEVFSTPAPPAMPDAGPAADAEPDPDATWVPAARDEIVDLLPPRVDALACDHGHENPPSRSNCRLCDAPLSDDPADVREITRPPLGRLRFDDGTSHLLRGDLVIGRKPVAPENTVAETLALAGEKMSRRHAMINLRGWDTLIVDLGSTNGTVVVPSSGAAPIVIEPDSPQLIEHGAHVILGSRTFDYEAALDVD, encoded by the coding sequence GTGATCTCGCTCGCGCTGGCGACCGGCTCCGGCCGGTTGACGAGATGGCCACACGCGCTGCTCTTCGTGCCCGACGGCGAAGACCACGAAACGATCGAGGTCCGCGAGGCCGGAGGTCACTCAGGACTCGCCACGGCACTCGAAGAACACCTCGACGCCGTGGGTGTCGATGCTGTCCCGCCGTTCGTCGCCGTCGACTGGAGCGAGGAGCCACACATTCTCGTCTTCGGTGACCTCGAGGTCACGACGAACCAACCCGGCGTGCCGATGCTGTCGGGAGCGGGTTCAGGTTCGTTGATCGAACGCCGCCTTCGCCGCGTGAAAGGCACGCTGGAGGTGGCCGCGGGCCTACCGCCACAGGATGGAAGCGACCTCGAAGCCGGAACGGTGCCGAGCGGCGGCTTTCGACTCCTCCTCGCGGTCCCGACCGAGTCGTCCTCGTCCTCGTCCTCGTCCTCGTCCTCGTCCTCATCCTCGAGCGCGTCCTCGTCCCCGTCCGCCGGCCCGGCCACCGCGGCGACGAGCCTGCTCGACGAGGTCTTCTCGACACCGGCACCACCCGCCATGCCCGATGCTGGACCCGCGGCCGACGCCGAGCCCGACCCTGATGCGACATGGGTTCCCGCGGCACGCGACGAGATCGTCGACCTTCTCCCGCCCCGCGTCGATGCGCTCGCGTGCGACCACGGTCACGAGAATCCTCCCAGCCGTTCGAACTGCCGCCTGTGCGATGCTCCCCTCTCCGACGACCCGGCGGACGTGCGGGAGATCACGCGCCCTCCCCTCGGCCGCCTCCGCTTCGACGACGGCACGAGCCACCTCCTCCGGGGCGACCTGGTGATCGGCCGGAAGCCGGTCGCGCCCGAGAACACCGTCGCCGAGACCCTGGCCCTCGCCGGCGAGAAGATGTCGCGCCGTCACGCGATGATCAACCTCCGCGGTTGGGACACCCTGATCGTGGACCTCGGCTCCACCAACGGCACGGTCGTCGTGCCGTCGAGCGGCGCCGCACCGATCGTGATCGAACCCGATTCGCCCCAGCTGATCGAACACGGAGCCCACGTGATCCTCGGGTCACGCACGTTCGACTACGAGGCGGCTCTCGATGTCGACTGA
- a CDS encoding UvrD-helicase domain-containing protein: MTPHDEEQLDLFGAGRTVPNAPEPPPPPADGGLTEDVPADDVLADEVPADEAERVRIRTERSSTLFVEAGAGSGKTRALVDRVEALVLQDRIGMDAIAAITFTEKAAAELRDRIRQRFEEAARAADDPERHALATAALAELDGAAVGTLHSFAQRILNEHPVEAGLPPGVEVLDEIGSQVEFEAQWHQFLDQLLDDETMGRSILALEAAGVRLDTLRQLALQMTDNWDLVLERLDRTAPPPPAFDLGSLLARFDDIDALREHCTDEADLLLERFSFLHQCRARLAAGIDEIDQMSIATAMGAGGRGGEKITAGRGGKKDNWAIPIDEVKEAVKGLATACDEAVAAVTRGALAHIAGRLGEFVVRMADERRESGRLEFHDLLVHARRVLRSPEVGAEVRRSLRSRYGRLLLDEFQDTDPIQIELAALIAADPDTDPAGGPVADAWSDLEVEPGRLFLVGDPKQSIYRFRRADIGVYLEARDRFPGGPSLSVNFRTVGPVIEWINDVFATLIQPEPGSQPAYAPLTAHRAEPPPAGPGVALLGAEAIPTKLNADGLREVETRDIAATIAAALHGSEPWQVDDGDGGWRRAEPSDVCILLPARTSLSHLERALDRVGIPYRAETSSLVYATREVRELMLALRAVADPTDELATVAALRSFVYGCGDDDLAHWRLGLGGRFSLRRERPDGGAGHPVGDALAHLAELHEARLWSNPAELLDRLVRERGVLETAVATGAPRDVWRRLRFVIDQARAWTDAGGRDLRAYLEWARLQGADNARVSETVLPETDDDSVRIMTIHGAKGLEFPITVLGGMTTQITRPPMGPSISFPPGDRDPVLRLSSKVTSEGYDAWKPVDEQMDEHERLRLLYVAATRARDHLVVCLHRLAETTRRTSASVVAEPGLRSATGIPYDPPPTTVPTNPRPTPTPLPPRQDWAAERAAALTTASRRTVIAATTLARESTPGSDPSTFSTAPESTPADPGVDPTDPGPVAGLLPADPGLDKRPRDLDLPPWQKGRYGTAIGRAVHGVLQVVDLATGDGIDDAARAQAMAEGVTNRTEVVARLARSGIDTAVARAAAANEHWRELWVAAPIGEYLIEGYIDLLHRDADGTLVIVDWKTDHVDGDDDVAAKLDRYRLQGASYAAAIEQATGETVGRMVFAFLREDGATEAELPDLRQAIEEVGVRAGQLAAASDTADARL, from the coding sequence ATGACCCCCCACGACGAGGAGCAGCTCGACCTGTTCGGCGCCGGCCGCACGGTGCCGAACGCGCCCGAGCCGCCGCCACCCCCGGCCGACGGCGGGCTGACCGAGGATGTACCGGCGGACGATGTGCTGGCGGACGAGGTGCCGGCCGACGAGGCGGAGCGGGTCCGGATCCGCACCGAACGCTCGTCGACCCTCTTCGTCGAGGCGGGTGCGGGGTCGGGCAAGACCCGGGCGCTCGTCGACCGGGTCGAAGCGCTCGTGCTGCAGGACCGCATCGGCATGGATGCGATCGCGGCGATCACGTTCACCGAGAAGGCCGCGGCCGAGCTGCGCGACCGCATCCGTCAGCGCTTCGAGGAGGCGGCTCGCGCGGCCGACGATCCCGAGCGGCACGCGCTCGCCACCGCGGCGCTGGCGGAGCTCGACGGTGCGGCCGTGGGCACCCTCCACTCGTTCGCCCAGCGCATCCTCAACGAACACCCGGTCGAGGCCGGTCTCCCGCCCGGGGTTGAGGTGCTCGACGAGATCGGATCGCAGGTCGAATTCGAGGCCCAGTGGCACCAGTTCCTCGATCAGCTACTCGACGACGAGACGATGGGCCGCTCGATCCTCGCCCTCGAAGCGGCGGGCGTGCGGCTCGACACCCTGCGCCAACTCGCCCTCCAGATGACCGACAACTGGGACCTCGTCCTCGAGCGTCTCGACCGCACCGCACCTCCGCCTCCCGCCTTCGATCTCGGATCCCTGCTGGCCCGGTTCGACGACATCGACGCGCTCCGCGAGCACTGCACCGACGAGGCTGATCTGCTGCTCGAACGGTTCAGCTTCCTCCACCAGTGCCGCGCCCGGCTCGCCGCCGGCATCGACGAGATCGACCAGATGTCCATCGCCACCGCCATGGGCGCGGGTGGCCGCGGCGGCGAGAAGATCACCGCGGGGCGGGGCGGCAAGAAGGACAACTGGGCGATCCCGATCGACGAGGTGAAGGAGGCTGTGAAGGGCCTCGCGACCGCGTGCGACGAGGCGGTGGCGGCGGTCACCCGGGGCGCCCTCGCCCACATCGCCGGACGGCTGGGCGAGTTCGTCGTGCGCATGGCCGACGAACGTCGCGAGAGCGGACGGCTCGAGTTCCACGACCTCCTCGTCCACGCCCGCCGGGTGCTGCGCTCCCCCGAGGTCGGCGCCGAGGTACGACGCTCGCTGCGCTCCCGCTACGGGCGCCTGCTGCTCGACGAGTTCCAGGACACCGACCCGATCCAGATCGAGCTGGCCGCACTGATCGCCGCGGATCCCGACACCGATCCGGCCGGCGGACCGGTCGCCGACGCGTGGAGCGACCTCGAGGTCGAGCCCGGTCGTCTCTTCCTCGTCGGCGATCCCAAGCAGTCGATCTACCGTTTCCGCCGCGCCGACATCGGCGTCTACCTCGAAGCCCGCGACCGCTTCCCGGGTGGGCCGAGCCTCTCGGTCAACTTCCGCACCGTGGGCCCGGTGATCGAGTGGATCAACGATGTCTTCGCCACCCTCATCCAACCCGAGCCGGGCAGTCAGCCCGCCTACGCCCCGCTCACCGCTCACCGCGCCGAGCCGCCGCCGGCCGGGCCCGGCGTCGCCCTCCTCGGCGCCGAGGCGATTCCCACCAAGCTCAACGCCGACGGACTACGCGAGGTCGAGACCCGCGACATCGCGGCGACGATCGCCGCGGCGCTCCACGGGAGTGAGCCGTGGCAGGTCGACGACGGCGACGGGGGCTGGCGCCGAGCCGAACCGAGCGACGTGTGCATTCTCCTGCCGGCCCGCACCAGCCTCTCGCACCTCGAGCGCGCCCTCGACCGGGTCGGGATCCCCTATAGGGCCGAGACCTCGTCGCTCGTCTACGCCACCCGCGAGGTGCGCGAGCTGATGCTCGCGTTGCGCGCCGTCGCCGACCCCACCGACGAGCTGGCCACGGTCGCCGCGTTGCGGTCGTTCGTCTACGGCTGCGGCGACGACGACCTCGCCCATTGGCGCCTCGGTCTCGGCGGCCGGTTCTCGTTGCGCCGCGAACGACCCGACGGCGGGGCGGGCCATCCCGTCGGTGACGCACTCGCCCATCTCGCCGAGCTCCACGAGGCCCGACTCTGGTCCAACCCCGCCGAGCTGCTCGACCGGCTCGTGCGCGAGCGCGGGGTGCTGGAGACGGCGGTCGCCACCGGTGCCCCCCGTGACGTGTGGCGGCGGCTCCGCTTCGTCATCGACCAGGCCCGGGCGTGGACCGACGCCGGGGGACGCGACCTGCGCGCCTACCTGGAGTGGGCCCGGCTCCAGGGCGCCGACAACGCCCGGGTGAGCGAGACCGTCCTGCCGGAAACCGACGACGACTCGGTGCGGATCATGACGATCCACGGCGCGAAGGGGCTGGAGTTCCCGATCACCGTGCTCGGCGGCATGACCACCCAGATCACCCGTCCACCGATGGGGCCGTCGATCTCGTTCCCGCCCGGCGACCGGGATCCGGTGTTGCGTCTGTCGAGCAAGGTCACCTCCGAGGGCTACGACGCGTGGAAGCCCGTCGACGAGCAGATGGACGAACACGAGCGCCTCCGTCTTCTGTACGTCGCCGCCACCCGGGCCCGCGACCATCTGGTGGTCTGCCTCCACCGCCTCGCGGAGACCACCCGCCGCACCAGCGCCAGCGTCGTCGCCGAGCCCGGCCTCCGCTCGGCCACCGGGATCCCCTACGACCCGCCGCCGACGACCGTGCCGACCAACCCCCGCCCCACCCCAACGCCCCTGCCGCCCCGCCAGGACTGGGCCGCCGAACGCGCCGCCGCCCTCACCACCGCCTCCCGCCGCACCGTCATCGCCGCCACCACCCTCGCCCGAGAAAGTACGCCGGGGTCAGACCCCAGTACTTTCTCGACGGCGCCGGAGTCGACACCGGCCGACCCTGGCGTCGACCCGACCGATCCGGGGCCGGTGGCCGGTCTCCTGCCGGCGGACCCCGGGCTCGACAAGCGGCCCCGTGACCTGGACCTGCCCCCGTGGCAGAAGGGCCGCTACGGCACCGCGATCGGGCGGGCCGTCCACGGCGTCCTCCAGGTCGTCGATCTCGCCACCGGCGACGGCATCGACGACGCGGCCCGCGCGCAGGCGATGGCGGAGGGCGTCACGAACCGCACGGAAGTCGTCGCCCGGCTCGCCCGGTCCGGCATCGACACCGCCGTCGCCCGGGCCGCGGCGGCGAACGAGCACTGGCGCGAGCTCTGGGTCGCCGCCCCGATCGGCGAGTACCTCATCGAGGGCTACATCGATCTGCTGCACCGCGACGCCGACGGCACGCTGGTGATCGTCGACTGGAAGACCGACCATGTCGACGGCGACGACGACGTCGCCGCGAAGCTCGACCGCTACCGGCTCCAGGGCGCGAGCTACGCCGCCGCGATCGAGCAGGCCACCGGCGAGACCGTGGGCCGCATGGTCTTCGCCTTCCTGCGCGAGGACGGCGCGACCGAAGCCGAGCTTCCGGATCTCCGCCAGGCCATCGAGGAGGTCGGCGTTCGGGCCGGTCAGCTCGCCGCCGCCTCCGACACCGCCGACGCGCGCCTCTGA
- a CDS encoding PP2C family serine/threonine-protein phosphatase: MAAIDEEEDTLPTNDTAALEELRRLGSMDHFRVASWAGRTSVGHVREQNEDRWHADGETVFAVADGMGGHAGGEVAAQAVVDALSTGDGPPNGEGIDALIGRLNEAVLDAGRRAGVTGLGSTLVMLSLKGRTAMVAGVGDSRVYRLRDGQLEQLTHDHTVRNEFLQAGVPLDASNERGVPLDALTSYLGVPTGRVPAISSASHSLLTGDRFLLCTDGIHGQLTSNEIAGALDLEACDDSAAALISRADLRGGRDNATAVVVDVGTRELHP, translated from the coding sequence GTGGCGGCGATCGACGAGGAGGAGGACACACTTCCGACGAACGACACCGCCGCGCTGGAGGAGCTCCGTCGACTCGGCTCGATGGACCACTTCCGCGTGGCCTCCTGGGCAGGGCGTACATCGGTCGGTCACGTACGCGAGCAGAACGAGGACCGGTGGCACGCTGACGGCGAAACCGTCTTCGCGGTCGCCGACGGTATGGGGGGCCACGCCGGCGGCGAGGTCGCCGCGCAGGCCGTCGTCGACGCGCTGTCGACGGGCGACGGCCCGCCGAACGGCGAGGGAATCGACGCGCTGATCGGCCGACTCAACGAGGCCGTCCTCGACGCGGGGCGGCGCGCCGGCGTCACCGGGCTCGGCAGCACGCTCGTCATGCTCAGCCTGAAGGGGCGCACGGCGATGGTGGCCGGCGTCGGCGACTCACGCGTGTACCGGCTCCGCGACGGCCAACTCGAGCAGCTCACGCACGACCACACGGTGCGCAACGAGTTCCTCCAAGCCGGCGTTCCTCTCGACGCAAGCAACGAGCGAGGCGTCCCACTCGACGCGCTGACGAGCTATCTGGGCGTTCCCACCGGTCGGGTGCCCGCCATCAGTTCCGCCTCGCACAGCCTGCTGACCGGCGATCGATTCCTCCTCTGCACCGACGGCATACACGGTCAGCTCACCAGCAACGAGATCGCAGGCGCTCTCGACCTGGAGGCCTGCGACGACAGCGCGGCGGCGCTCATCTCCCGAGCAGACCTCCGCGGCGGCCGTGACAACGCGACGGCCGTCGTCGTCGACGTCGGCACCAGGGAGCTGCATCCGTGA
- a CDS encoding GlsB/YeaQ/YmgE family stress response membrane protein: protein MLWFLLILLVFGLVFGAIARLLVPGPDPMGVGGTWLLGVVGSFVGGFLGYLIFGADLDDGPIQVAGVIGSIIGSVVTLLVYNLVSDRRAVS, encoded by the coding sequence ATGCTCTGGTTTCTGTTGATTCTGCTCGTGTTCGGCCTCGTGTTCGGGGCCATTGCCCGCCTCCTGGTGCCCGGGCCCGATCCCATGGGCGTCGGCGGCACCTGGCTGCTCGGCGTCGTCGGTTCGTTCGTCGGTGGCTTCCTCGGCTACCTGATCTTCGGGGCCGATCTCGACGACGGCCCGATCCAGGTGGCCGGCGTGATCGGCTCGATCATCGGCTCGGTCGTGACGCTGCTCGTCTACAACCTCGTCTCGGACCGCCGGGCGGTCAGCTGA
- a CDS encoding PD-(D/E)XK nuclease family protein, giving the protein MAISLRTTELGGAAHAALASAIADLKDGRALAPVAVLVPSNYVGIAARRAIGRQRGIAAVTFLTPYRLAELLGAPAVAAAGRRPVSTPVIAGAVRAVLADAPGHFAGVHTHPATERSLVRAHRALSEVEPEGLAAIASTSSRAADVVRVHRAVADRLRPTFSNEQDLIDAAVDAMTGGHPVLDELGPAVLHLPQRLTANQVRVLAAFGAASELHVIAGTTGNTEADAPVRRSVEALGLGWPESAAPTATRADRGVSVSDADDEVRHALRTIVDATRAGTPLGRCAVLYGSRDPYARLLGDAFDAAGLDWFGTCVETADASLLGRSLLALLALPDHDFSRRDVAAWLAGAPIRGIDNRPAPVAAWERASRAAGVIAGPDQWAGRLGRLVEELEADATQAEKDEEQSWRADRHRREADQASELAQFVADLVTALDPGGQAASWKGLAAWCRRLVRTYVGGETLREQWPPDEKAAAQRIDAAIDRLGDLDGIDPNPSVAAFRRALELQLADDIGRHGTFGNGVLLGPAHMALGLELDVVVIVGMAEGSFPARRRDDPLLPDRVRTALPESPHGRDLPTRADLTADEHRALLGVLAAAGHVTMTFPRGDLRRSAERAPSRWLLDTVEAHEGAGVRPAAADLGRHTGDWFTEVPSFIAGLRATGFPGHIQEYDVRALLDTADAGDEIATHPLLDERPELRRGVDLIAARLGPTFTRFHGNLTAQGDADLRGVTLPTPLDPDHVTSATRLETWSKCPHAYFVGHVLGVRPVEDPEQEYRISPLTLGNLVHHALEQWIAEALQDGSVPAHGGAWSDDARARLLQLAADEAERLAAKGLVGRAVYWHRDRQVMMSDLAELATVMDRHQRVAHGCTPIHTELPFGMPHEPTPPVTITLPSGRALTVRGSIDRVDETSTGDLVVIDYKTGKRSAYKDLSEENPTPAGRFLQLALYTAAARIVLDRPHAEARGAYWFVTRRGEFETAGYRVTPDVAERALGIVERIVDGIGAGLFPQAPAEPGWRMFVDCEFCEPDGLGTSHQYADFRRVIEDPAIEPWLTVATSGGEGDDA; this is encoded by the coding sequence ATGGCGATCTCACTTCGGACAACCGAGCTCGGCGGGGCTGCCCACGCAGCGCTGGCGTCGGCGATCGCCGATCTGAAGGACGGTCGCGCCCTGGCACCCGTCGCCGTACTGGTGCCGTCCAACTATGTCGGCATCGCGGCGCGCCGGGCGATCGGCCGCCAGCGGGGCATCGCCGCCGTCACCTTCCTCACGCCGTATCGCCTGGCCGAGCTCCTCGGCGCACCCGCCGTCGCCGCGGCGGGCCGCCGCCCCGTCTCCACCCCGGTGATCGCGGGGGCAGTGCGTGCCGTGCTCGCCGACGCACCCGGCCACTTCGCCGGTGTCCACACCCACCCGGCCACGGAGCGCTCGCTCGTGCGGGCCCACCGCGCCTTGTCGGAGGTCGAGCCCGAAGGCCTGGCGGCGATCGCCTCCACCTCGAGCCGCGCGGCCGATGTCGTGCGCGTCCATCGAGCCGTTGCCGATCGGCTGCGTCCGACGTTCAGCAACGAACAGGACCTGATCGACGCCGCGGTCGACGCCATGACCGGCGGTCACCCGGTTCTCGACGAGCTCGGGCCGGCGGTCCTGCACCTCCCCCAACGCCTCACCGCGAACCAGGTCCGAGTCCTGGCCGCGTTCGGCGCGGCGTCCGAACTCCACGTCATCGCCGGCACCACCGGCAACACCGAGGCGGACGCCCCGGTCCGCCGCAGCGTCGAGGCGCTCGGTCTCGGCTGGCCCGAGTCGGCTGCACCCACGGCCACCCGGGCCGATCGCGGCGTGTCCGTCAGCGACGCCGACGACGAGGTCCGCCACGCGCTGCGCACGATCGTCGACGCCACCCGCGCCGGCACCCCGCTCGGGCGCTGCGCGGTGCTCTACGGCTCCCGCGACCCCTACGCCCGCCTCCTCGGCGATGCCTTCGACGCCGCCGGGCTCGACTGGTTCGGCACCTGCGTCGAGACCGCCGACGCGTCGCTCCTCGGCCGTTCGCTGCTCGCCCTGCTCGCCCTGCCGGACCACGACTTCAGCCGCCGTGACGTCGCCGCGTGGCTCGCGGGAGCACCGATCCGCGGCATCGACAACCGGCCGGCACCCGTCGCCGCGTGGGAGCGGGCGAGTCGCGCCGCCGGCGTGATCGCGGGGCCGGACCAGTGGGCCGGCCGGCTCGGCCGCCTCGTCGAGGAACTCGAAGCCGATGCCACCCAGGCCGAGAAGGACGAGGAACAGAGTTGGCGCGCCGATCGCCATCGCCGCGAGGCGGACCAGGCGAGCGAGCTGGCCCAGTTCGTCGCCGACCTCGTGACCGCGCTCGACCCCGGCGGACAGGCCGCCAGCTGGAAGGGCCTCGCCGCGTGGTGCCGCCGACTCGTGCGCACCTACGTCGGCGGCGAGACCCTGCGTGAGCAGTGGCCGCCCGACGAGAAGGCCGCCGCCCAGCGCATCGACGCCGCCATCGACCGCCTCGGCGACCTCGACGGGATCGACCCCAACCCCTCCGTCGCCGCCTTCCGGCGGGCGCTGGAGCTCCAGCTCGCCGACGACATCGGACGCCACGGCACCTTCGGCAACGGCGTGCTCCTCGGCCCCGCCCACATGGCCCTCGGTCTCGAACTCGACGTGGTCGTCATCGTCGGCATGGCCGAGGGTTCGTTCCCCGCGCGCCGCCGCGACGACCCGCTGCTCCCCGACCGCGTCCGCACCGCGCTCCCCGAGTCCCCTCACGGCCGCGACCTCCCCACCCGCGCCGATCTGACCGCCGACGAACACCGCGCCCTGCTCGGTGTGCTCGCCGCGGCCGGGCACGTCACGATGACCTTCCCCCGCGGTGACCTGCGTCGCAGCGCCGAGCGGGCCCCGTCGCGTTGGCTGCTCGACACCGTCGAGGCCCACGAGGGCGCCGGCGTCCGCCCGGCCGCGGCCGATCTCGGACGACACACCGGCGACTGGTTCACCGAGGTCCCGTCGTTCATCGCCGGTCTTCGCGCGACCGGGTTCCCCGGCCACATCCAGGAGTACGACGTCCGCGCCCTGCTCGACACCGCCGACGCCGGCGACGAGATCGCCACCCATCCGCTCCTCGACGAGCGGCCCGAGCTGCGCCGCGGCGTGGACCTCATCGCGGCCCGCCTCGGCCCCACGTTCACCCGATTCCACGGCAACCTCACCGCGCAGGGCGACGCAGACCTGCGCGGCGTCACCCTCCCCACCCCGCTCGACCCCGACCATGTCACCTCGGCGACCCGCCTCGAGACGTGGTCGAAGTGTCCCCACGCCTACTTCGTCGGCCACGTCCTCGGCGTGCGCCCGGTCGAGGACCCCGAGCAGGAGTACCGCATCTCGCCGCTCACGCTCGGCAACCTCGTCCACCACGCGCTCGAGCAATGGATCGCCGAGGCGCTGCAGGACGGCTCGGTGCCCGCCCACGGCGGCGCCTGGTCCGACGACGCCCGGGCCCGGCTCCTCCAACTGGCGGCCGACGAGGCCGAGCGGCTGGCGGCCAAGGGACTCGTCGGGCGGGCGGTCTACTGGCACCGCGATCGCCAGGTCATGATGAGCGACCTCGCCGAACTTGCGACGGTGATGGACCGCCATCAGCGAGTCGCCCACGGCTGCACGCCGATCCACACCGAGCTGCCGTTCGGCATGCCCCACGAACCCACGCCGCCCGTCACGATCACCCTGCCCTCGGGTCGCGCCCTCACGGTGCGGGGCTCGATCGACCGCGTCGACGAGACGAGCACCGGCGATCTCGTGGTGATCGACTACAAGACCGGCAAACGCAGCGCCTACAAGGACCTCAGCGAGGAGAACCCCACGCCTGCAGGCCGCTTCCTGCAGCTCGCCCTCTACACCGCTGCGGCGAGGATCGTGCTCGATCGGCCCCACGCCGAGGCCCGCGGCGCCTACTGGTTCGTCACCCGCCGCGGCGAGTTCGAGACGGCCGGCTACCGGGTGACCCCCGACGTGGCCGAACGCGCCCTCGGCATCGTCGAGCGCATCGTGGACGGCATCGGCGCCGGCCTCTTCCCCCAGGCGCCGGCCGAACCGGGCTGGCGTATGTTCGTCGACTGCGAGTTCTGCGAACCCGACGGCCTCGGCACCTCACACCAGTACGCCGACTTCCGTCGCGTGATCGAGGACCCCGCGATCGAACCCTGGCTCACGGTCGCGACATCAGGCGGCGAGGGGGACGACGCATGA
- a CDS encoding MarR family transcriptional regulator encodes MTDDPTPSKNGEPPQLGDLESYVDPRHWSTVEVLVWAFRTGRQVEAWMSDALASEGFDTSEFTALSALWMTGEPHQLSAGEIADRLVQTTGGTTKTIRRLEERGLVRRVADPNDGRRALIQLTASGLDAARSTLELVLDAFDLDIGDLDVAERTELGSRLARISAELDDRLRRR; translated from the coding sequence GTGACCGACGATCCGACGCCGTCGAAGAACGGGGAGCCGCCGCAGCTCGGCGATCTCGAGTCCTATGTCGACCCTCGTCACTGGTCCACGGTGGAAGTGCTCGTGTGGGCGTTTCGCACCGGTCGCCAGGTCGAGGCGTGGATGTCCGACGCGCTGGCTTCGGAGGGGTTCGACACCTCGGAGTTCACGGCGCTCTCGGCCCTGTGGATGACCGGCGAGCCCCATCAGTTGTCCGCGGGCGAGATCGCGGACCGGCTGGTCCAGACCACGGGCGGCACCACGAAGACCATCCGCAGGCTCGAGGAACGTGGCCTCGTGCGGCGGGTCGCCGACCCGAACGACGGTCGCCGCGCCCTCATCCAGCTGACGGCGTCCGGCCTCGATGCCGCCCGGTCCACGCTCGAGCTGGTCCTCGACGCGTTCGACCTCGACATCGGCGACCTCGATGTCGCGGAACGGACCGAGCTCGGATCGCGGCTCGCTCGCATCTCCGCCGAGCTCGACGATCGTCTCCGCCGGCGCTGA